The Euzebya sp. genome includes the window TCTCGTACACCGGCTCCGTCCGGTCGACCGGACGGTTTGGGGATGAGGTCCGCGGGGCTAGGACATCGGTGCTGTCCGGACGCCCGGCCCCCGCGCAGGACACGCACACCCACCGCACGCCCGACCGCCGCGCCCGGGCCGTCCGCAGAGGAACCCGTCCGATGTGCACCGCCACCCTCGACCGCACGCCGCCCCCACCGGGTGGGGCGTGATGCGCATCGCCCTGATCGCGAGCGTGCGGCACGGCCTCCGCGCGCCGCACGCCGGCGGGCTGGAGCGCCACACCGCCGACCTCTCCCGCGCGCTGCGCGACCAGGGCCACGAGGTGGCCGTCTACGCGAGCGGGGACTCCGACCCCGAGCTCCGGGTGACCCCCATCTGCCCCTCGGCCACCCGCCTCGACTTCTCCGATGCCGCGCGCGGGGACGTCTCGATGCTGTCGGACCGGTTCATGGACGAGCACCACGCCTACCTGAGCCTGATGCTCTCGCTGGCGGACGCCGACGTCGACGTCGTGCACGACAACTCCCTCCACTACCTCCCCGTCGCGATGGCGCGCACGCTGCGCGCCCCGGTCGTGAAGGTCCTCCACACCCCGCCGACGCCGTGGCTCGAGTCCGCGATCGCCCACCGCGACCGGTCGACCGTGCTCGTCAGCGTCTCCCACGCCAACGCCGCCACCTGGTCGACCCCCGTCGACGCGGTGATCCACAACGGGATCGACCTCGACCGGTTCCTCCCCGGCGCGGGCGGCGACGGCACCGCGGTGTGGGTCGGGCGCCTCGTGCCCGAGAAGGCCCCGCACGAGGCGCTGCGGGCCGCGCGGCTCGCCGACC containing:
- a CDS encoding glycosyltransferase gives rise to the protein MRIALIASVRHGLRAPHAGGLERHTADLSRALRDQGHEVAVYASGDSDPELRVTPICPSATRLDFSDAARGDVSMLSDRFMDEHHAYLSLMLSLADADVDVVHDNSLHYLPVAMARTLRAPVVKVLHTPPTPWLESAIAHRDRSTVLVSVSHANAATWSTPVDAVIHNGIDLDRFLPGAGGDGTAVWVGRLVPEKAPHEALRAARLADLDLAVVGPAPDADYFAREVRPLLDDRRTWLGHLDGDAIIARLQAADVAVVTPAWDEPFGLVVTEALACGVPVAGYARGALPEIVTPDCGVLVPPGDLPGLARALRQAMALDRSACRRRAEALGSIDRMARSYLQVYEAALT